In Drosophila innubila isolate TH190305 chromosome 2R unlocalized genomic scaffold, UK_Dinn_1.0 1_C_2R, whole genome shotgun sequence, the following are encoded in one genomic region:
- the LOC117783875 gene encoding V-type proton ATPase subunit D, producing the protein MAMSDKLQVFPSRANQVLMKQRILAAKRGMGLLKRKRDAIDLKLRDLRRQMGDKEETVDHLMRNAIFSVAKANLLGTDFKPVIVADSEKGKTFLRRRMQKIVGIALNYFELEVHEEEVAFPMTGLSCGGQQVHRVRKYFLEALREIVEYASLEYMLRMLTTASHQTNMRVNALDYVVIPRLVNTHVYICGELEEFEREDFYRLKRSQAKQLEAKIAFTELIRTKNMTDEELADYLKRGRPAHPVADVQFDVDVFEYKNLEERLREAYMRRSSRRDNATEEAKLDPNVKAFIDQVAFKNDPRASKASFISLSRRVLKTEPESSQSSTCSEKTNRNA; encoded by the coding sequence ATGGCCATGAGTGATAAGCTGCAAGTATTTCCATCACGGGCCAATCAGGTGCTGATGAAGCAGCGAATTCTTGCCGCCAAACGTGGCATGGGTCTGCTGAAGAGAAAACGCGATGCGATCGACTTGAAGCTGCGGGATCTGAGGCGACAAATGGGTGACAAGGAGGAGACTGTGGACCATTTGATGCGTAATGCCATATTCTCAGTGGCTAAGGCAAATCTGCTGGGCACGGACTTTAAGCCCGTGATTGTGGCGGACAGTGAGAAGGGGAAGACATTTCTACGCAGGCGCATGCAGAAGATTGTGGGCATTGCATTGAACTACTTTGAACTGGAGGTACACGAGGAGGAGGTTGCCTTCCCCATGACCGGTCTCAGTTGCGGGGGGCAGCAGGTGCACAGGGTGCGAAAGTACTTTCTGGAAGCACTCAGGGAGATTGTGGAGTACGCGTCCTTGGAGTATATGCTAAGGATGCTGACGACAGCCTCACATCAGACAAATATGCGAGTGAATGCCCTGGACTATGTGGTTATCCCAAGGCTGGTCAATACTCACGTCTATATTTGCGGTGAGCTCGAAGAGTTCGAACGCGAGGATTTTTACCGGCTGAAGCGATCGCAGGCCAAACAGCTGGAGGCCAAGATTGCCTTCACGGAACTCATCAGGACCAAGAACATGACGGACGAGGAACTCGCCGATTACCTGAAGCGTGGCAGGCCCGCTCATCCCGTCGCCGATGTCCAGTTCGATGTCGATGTGTTCGAGTACAAAAACCTCGAGGAGCGTCTTCGGGAGGCTTACATGCGACGTTCCAGTCGTCGAGACAATGCCACGGAGGAGGCAAAGCTGGATCCCAATGTGAAGGCGTTCATTGATCAAGTTGCCTTCAAGAATGATCCTCGCGCCAGTAAGGCCAGTTTCATATCCCTAAGCAGACGTGTCCTCAAAACCGAGCCAGAGTCCTCACAATCCTCAACTTGCAGCGAAAAAACTAA